gagaaagctagagagagcgagaccagcgagaaagctggagagagtgagagtggagagaaaaagaaaaagctggagagagcgagattggagagagcaagaccagcgagattgctggagagagcgagagtgaagagagcgagattttgagcaagaaggggggagagagcgagaccaacgagaaagttggagagagcgacactgctgAGAGCGGAAAGAGCGAGAGCGCCTATGCGTTAGCCTTGCTTTGTTCGATTTGAACGTCACGCCCAcacctcgcctatgcattgaatggccgagcaagcttctgggTGATGTATTTGGACacgttggggtggattatgcatgtaaaaaccctaatttgaatataaacaaagcttgaagacgtaaaggcaaacgtcaattaaaatctagttgtccgattaagagaaattcttaaaccctaagaaattgtgttggatgcgtttgggaagaacacattgaatcaaggtgaagtcagcttacgttgataaagggagaaTTAACACTTGGCCATgagccaagtaggtgctgtcaatcccacgagcaatttgaatgcatagggagttgggatttcattttcaaatcacacaaaaatcataaatttggtagagaaagtagagggcagtgagggttcagtggaatgtgtcaactttggacgaggtgatcttccaatatactcgtgtgtttggagtgattctaaattcatctgaaagctctggaagtctagtATTCATAGTAAGGCTGCCGGAGGAAAACgctcaaaggaactgggctggaggttgagaagaaggtAGAAGAGTCAGACTGTCGAatcagtctgggccagtcttgaatattttgagattccggccaaatcacgaggaattctgagctgaaagtttagggtaagattctAAATGAcatttagaataagtttgtagaaggaagtatttccaaataaggtttggaactatgagtaatctaggttgtaatttgaatttagattctaggggtgaaaaaaaGAACCCGAGGAGCCTActgagtgaaaagttcctaagagtttgaggtgagtggctaaaatgttttttaaattgtttgatTACAACATTAACAGAAAGtatgtttgcgaaaataattctcatgcctactagttttataaagtggtttccaagcaagatctgaattgtgttgtgaacgcatgcatattgttgaaaaactatttacatatgtatatgtattgattttatccagcatgcattaccatctttaaagccatgtggtatatgtgttatatctgtacatgctttaaagagaaaagtttgtaatataaatagttttggtaaaatgcgatgccgaagtacaaaggagaaggcatccacccaactagatactgaaatACAAgaagaaggtatctattggtaccaAAGTACGTTTGGagaggtaccaagccaacgggatactgaagtatGTTGGAgaaaggtatcctagtagctcgatactgaagtacaaggagaaggtatctgagcagtagtacctaatgtggccacagacgaaataaagtcagagattgagcaaaagggttctctctggactagcagttggtgttgggattattttaccagttatacagtactttgatttgagaaatgattttactgttttatgtttaaaacagttttatatacattacgcTTGGAAATTGTTTATACagcattaaattatatttcagataaaactatcttctgaaattatgcatgagaatttactatgttttctcggtcactcactgagcgtaagctcaccccattttcaaatgtttttgttttttccctCTCACAgatagcggtcaaatcctctgaagatagctcagtatctgctctgccactaaaggactaaaagacttgtaaccgtttgttAGGTGGTTAcggttaatattgtacacatgttgctattgttcatatagggactagggtttgtgggttttgggacttgtaaatctaatgttgtaaatactctaaacatattaagttcttaAGTTAATAATTTGTGGGCCTACAgccgtcccgttgcatataatttgtatttggtatcaaatttattccgcaagagttattaggcagtaagtgtcagcccaagggttggtaactgctgcagtcacgcctttctctaggctaagaaggtggtctggggcggggtgtgacaattcttctaaacgatcaagcattgtctatacgatagaccctgcccttctcccacttgcttggtcattgtatacgatcttcatatcctcctaccctctaccaaattcgaacagacccacactttggattctcacaccgagattACCAAGGGTTCTAAGTGATGGTGTCATCCCAATTGTTGCGGTGTtcgtgtggaggccgttcgtgagTAGACAACCAGAGTTTTTGTAAATGATTGCTTGGAcgttccagcgagagcgagagcagtaGTTCGTTTGGAAAGAACGAGTTTTgatgaagaagtgttcttcaactgaTACGTATTTTGTTCTcttgttatttattattcaaagcatgccggtaatttgttgtttattgcATAACTTGTCTGTTAGATTGTgaaaattttgtcacaatgtatttggaacaatctgcttccgctcagagatactcttgtataagagttctttcaataCAGACACATGAACTCCACAAatatatgaactccacagaCATGAATTCTAGACTATATCTCAATTCAGTGCCCCAAACAACCCctaatagattttgctatatttgtacttcttaaaaaaaaattctatacacttaattattatgaCTAAAAGTGCTACTCATTGCAAGTTTTGGAAGTCAAATTGAATAACACTTTTAAAGATAATAATTAAGTGCATaccaacttttttaaaaaaatgcaaatatagaaaaatatatcatttataGATTCTATTGAGGATAGATTCtcattagtgatagaaactttATTGCTGATAGACTCCTATTAGTGATATGATTTTTCATTGATAGACTTTGAGAACTGGGTctagatttttctatatttgtaattgcATTATGCTATATCTGCAAATACTTTTGACCcaattgttatatttacaaatacccttaatatttatttcatatgtAAAATTTCATTGAATCTATTTTAATCATGGTAGTATTTAAGGTTGCTTTTAGTCTAGTCTCGTGGAAGTGAgctaaaaccctaatttcaatatTCAACCTCCATGGTTGTTTTCATCTACTTCTCTATTATCCTTTACAAGCCAGACTAAATCGAAACTTTTCAAATTGCGAGaacaaaataaagagaaaacGAAAAAAGAAACCAAATTATTAGGAAGTAAAAACCATACATTTAAGGTTTCATTCCTTCTTGTTGTGAAAGGGAAAGAGCACTAAAGGTAGAAACATTAGTAGTAGTATTAGTGTGTGGTGTTGTAATTTATTCTCCCTTTCTAAACCTTGCATATATGTTATTTTCGTAAAAATTCCCCGTCCTAAGCACCAAAAACACCGAAACCAAACTCCCTAAAACACAAGCCCCCATGATTATTATAAAACTAAGCCTATAACACACCACCCCTTTACACACTTTTCTCATCCCATTGCTTTGCCATTCCCCCTCTCTATCATAAAACCTACCCGCCACTCTTACATTGAAAATGTAGGATCCGACAGGGCTCGACACGGATCCTACACTGTACAACGTTGAACAATGTTTTAACCCAAAAAGATCGGATACGATCGTGGCTGTTAATGGCAGTTGAGCCCCCAAGCTGAATCCAGTAATTGTAGAGGCAAAATAGAGAGAGAATTTGGGACACCAAATACAATCAAAATATGGCTAATGCAAGACTTGCGAATGTGAGCATCAACGGCCGAGAGAATTCGTACTTCATAAAAAGAAATTCAGAAACATAACCTGCCCCTACATGACCTACGAAATTCCAAATGCTCATTAGCGACACCAAAAATGAAATACTACGAGATGGATAGTCTATCAACGCGTCAATTTGTGCGACATTGTCGACCACCGTCAATGCTCCTCCGATGCCACACATTGTCGCCACGGATAGAATCGCCATGTCCATGCTCAAAATCGCTTGCAAGATCGTACGATCTTCTCCGAGCGGAGGTCGTCCCATGAAGATGTTTCCGTATCGATGACTACTCATGGTCGTTGTTAGTTACGATGACTGTGGTTGTACTAATAGCGATGTTGGAGGTGGGTGATTATGGAGGGTGAGTTCCTGGTTTACAATGACGGCAAGAGGGAGGAAAAGAAAGACAATGACGGAAGAAGCGGCGGCGATGTAGTCGGTTTTAGAGAAGTGAAGTTTGGTTTGAGGGATGATGATGGCAAGGAGAGAAGAAGCAAGGGCGAGAGAAGAAGCAATCATCAAAATAAGGCCTTCTGTGTTGTCGTCTCCATACATGGCGTGGTAAAGTAGTGTCATTATTGCACCACTTAAACCTATGTACCTATATATTTCACGAttaaattacatgtttaatctctgaattttaaaatagtcatttttaaaaaatgaatcaaaatatttataattaatattttgatattaattataaataccTCATCCAGTAATCATGCTTAATTTTAGAGTTTTTATGATTGAgtcaccgaaaaggaaggtgcatcttgttggtataggtagtaactttcaattcttttaagcgtttcttaaccatactttcatgtcctcaggatccctctcgtTCGGATGTGCTACtaccggttcattcatgtacctcTCCTGTAAACTTTCTATTTGGGAGACACAAATTCATATAcggttaaattataatttttgttcCTACACTTGTAGATTTGTATTGATATATGGTTCATATACTTTAAAAAGTTACAAATAAGTCTttagatttttagtttttctttctttcttttttctttttttgataaaatagattttttgttttgtttaagaataaattctttctattttcaattttgtttcaaatggttcttttatatatttgaaatgtttagaaGTTCAATATACTCTATTTgacataaattttaattttgtgtctaataattAACCTACtcgatatttattaaaattcacctatctattagatacaaaattaaaactttatgattcaattagatacaaaattaaattttatttctaattatacacaaagttttaaaatattatatttctctAAGACCTATTATATTGGATGAAAATTGAGACTTCATGAATTTAGtagataatttaaaattttagtacttgacataaaattgttttttttttttcttgtagaaCAATTAGTAGACCGGTTAATAGCACATTTATATGTCAATTAAGTTAGGTTATTTTTAGCTTAAATGTTCGGTGTATCTATTTAATTTATGTCTTTGCATTAATTAACATTAGTCCAATCATGACCCAAGTGAACCATTATCAATTATGTTATCTTAATGACTAAAATTGAGCCTTATTGAAATCTAAGAGGCAAAAACATTAGATTTTTAGAAACTAAACTCAACACCTAAAACccaaaaagatatattttttttcccaagAAAGAGAAGTTTGAATGAGTGTCTTGAGCCAACATACCTTAGAAAGTACAAATATGTGTActattttcttaattaattatttaatactctttttaggtttttttttttttttttaaatttctaatattcaTCTCATTCATCCCACCAAAAAAAGTTAACAAACACAAACgtctaattatggttaaattatctCATTGTTATCTAGTCATcctttcaacttttaaaaatttcattacattttatttttattatctaaCAACACAATATTTTTTGCACAACATGACAATATAttgaacataaatatatatatttggtcatttattttataataattaataaattacataaaaaattatatataatatattatatatatatatatattatatttatatatatataattatcagCCTAGCTTAACGTGAGATGTTTGATCACAATtgtttaaaagagaaaaggagTGATTGTGACTTAGATTAATTAATCTCCTAAAAAGGAGAATTTTTCTACCGAGAACCCTATATATTCCGTGGACATTTATGAGTCTAGTAGAAcgaaaaaaggaaggaaaaaaataagaaggaaACAATCCCACCTTTTTGTTTGATTATCTGTCTCAATCTTTCTATCTCTCTTCTAGAATACTCTACCTCATGCCATCTTCTACATCTAACCAACTTGCAGCATTGTCGTtccaataattaaattaataaataaataataaagtaaatcTGAAATGAGTTTCGACTTTTGAGTCACCTTCTCCAACTTGAATGAACTCTTCACGATTAATCTGAATGTGGTTAAAGTGTGAACGTGATTAGTAAAAAGGAAGAGGAACACCTCTAATCCAGATTTACCCTTTTGAACGAATTGAATGAAGGTTTGACCAATTTATAGGATGGATTCAAATCCTAACTGATTCAtagtaaaacctttttaaatTGTTCCAAATCAGAAAGTTTTTGGGTGAATTTGAATGATTAGTTatcaaaaattcatttaaacaaACAAATTTGGGCAACATAATGAGAAGCTTTTGAATTATAATTTACGCATATTTAAATTGCAATAAACACCTCTGGTTTGTCAACTAAAGTTTGTTATATCCTAAATGTGAATAttttcaagtcattttgttttgGGTAATTTTTTCTTAATCACAACCATCAAATTAGGTAAAATAACTAAACCCATTAATAACCATTTCATTTGCTCACtcccattttttataattatttacaaTGTTTAAATTCTTAccgaattttaaaaaaacaaatttttaaaacctaCTATTTCtaattatcaaaatttgacttgaaaatttaaaaatagaaagtgtctttaaaaaaaattgaaattattaccAAACAAGACCAAAAGTTGTtagttttggaaaagcaaagaTGGCCATTAATTTGGAAGTCTGGTTATTCGCCCTTTTACGAATGGAAGGAACAACATCTGATGTAATGTTACGTTACGGGCAATGAAAATGATTAGcaatcattaaaataaataacttaattatctTCTAATCAAGGAATGCCAAAAAGATACTCTCACAAAGCTACAACATAAGAACCAGAACCACAACCCTCCCCAACTTCAATATCGCACTCGTGTCAATTGAACGCTTTAAAGCAAAAACCTcccttttgataaaaactaggCAAAATCGGGAACTCGATCATACTCCAGACTTGCGTAACTCAGCTGCCCCGTGCGCAAAATGGCATCTCTCACCAAAAGTACAAGAACCTTTTGCAAAATTATCACACAGCTTTGTTTTATAGTTGCTACCCGTAGGCGCGGGACCTCCTCCCATTCCCCCAGGTGCTTTACCTGGTCCTGTCATCGAAACTGTGATAATAAGCTCCCTCACCATTGCACTTGCTTCATTGATTTGCTCAAAAGTGCCCTCCAGTTCTATGTTTCTCAGGTTCGGGTCCAATTCATGGTCCCTGATGGAAAGTTTCGCACCCGTTTGGCGACAGATCTGTTTGGAGTTGATCCCACCTTTGCCAATGATCGCTCCAGCAAGGGAGGCATCTATACTGATCTTTGCGGTAGCTGAAGCGCCAAAGCTTGCAGCAGGACCTGGTGGCGGAAGGTCCATTCGCCCACCCATACGACCAACCATATGTCCTCCTCCACCACCTCCTCCCATAGCACGGGGATTATCGTGAGATGGAGGGTTAGGCCTCCCAAGTTCCCACTCTCCATGGGCAAAGTTGCATTTATCACCAAACTTGCAGCCTTCAGCAGTGTTGTACTTGTTGCACATGCGAGATTTGACTTGGGACGGAGCAGAGGACCCACCGTTGGTGACAGGTGGGGCAGGCATATTTCTAGATGGTTGAGAACCAACAGGAGCAAGATTCATCATTTGAGCCACCACATTATAACCGCCAGGAACATAGTGCAAGAAGTGGCAGCTTTCACCAAATGGACAACCAGCGGTActgaaataaaaaatgataaataacaCAACTGTAAGATCAACCAAACCTCGGAACCACTATCTGTGTTCACGTACAAATGCAGGTTCCCTCCTCGGAAATTCATAAATCTTAAAACTACTATTCACTAGTCAGTACAAACAGTGTACAAAAGAGAAATGAAAGTCCACAAGAatcatatgtatatatatagcCCCACTAGAAACGAAGTTGCAAATAGATCTTCTAACCTAACCTCctgaaatttcttcttttttttaaaaaaaaaatttgaacaagAAATGAAACTTTTTATGGATGAATGAAAAAAGATTAATGCTTAAAAAATACAAACTCCACCAGatgtgaaataaaaaacaataaacaaagaGAACTACAGCAAGAAAAATAACAGCATTTCGGCATAAAACTTGTGAAGCGAAATCAACAAACGACTTAGAAAGAGAACACCATGAAAAATCATTCTGAGGGCTCTTGGGTATATCAATGCAGAACAGAAAAAGTCAGCATCTTTTTGTGCACCTTGCGCCTAGGCTCCAGAGGGCGCCATTGCACTTTGTGCATTTAAAAACATGGTTCAAAACAATATTCTCCCTCCCTGTGGTaccaaaaatcattttttatagCAAAATCTTTTTTATGAATTAGACAGAAGTTCTTAAGAATTTCATTGGATTATTTGTATAATAGTTACGATTTTTATGGACAGCAAAAAATCaccattcaaaaataaaaaagtgaaCCTCAACCTAAAAGGAATAAGAACTTTATTTGTTGATAAACAGGGgataaaacaacaaaaaataaaatggtgatGGTGATGGTGATGGTGATAATAttaatctttatttaaaaaaataaaattaaaaagaccTACCACCACTACCAACATTTAAAACTTCACagtttattctttttattcaaagaaacaagaatttatttttagaaacaGCTTAAAATCAATCACCGCAAAGGGATGTTTTAAGTGTCCATTCTACGAATTCTTATAGAAATTGTTTACTAAAAACATGTTAAAAACTATTTACTATtctatttcaattttagaagaaagaaaaatattagcGTGCATCCTGAGCTGGCAACATCCATCCTTTTGTCACTCACCTAATTGTCCAACCACCATTTACCACATGACAGActattctttcttttctaaaatattttttattttttcctagcGTGGTTGGGGTCATTGCAAGAAGATAAGGACGCACCCAAGTATTGCTCTTTTAGAAACGTCTCGGAAAAAAATATCTTCAATTTTGGATATTCATTCATTcgtttactaaattaatttaaatcaacaACATAATTAGATCAAGATAATGATCGTATGCACGGTAAATTTCAGAAAACATGGAacaaaagaaagcaataaaataatatttctaGTTTTAACCCTTTTTTATTCTGAAGGAATAATTTATACTGCCAAACAAGTTATCCatatgaaaagttttttttttttttaaaaaaaacttaacaatAGAAAACTGTTTTTAAACACAACTTCCAACAGGACCGACAGATTGTGTCAAGTATAAACTTGGCAAGACTTCAAAGCATATCAAGTAACCCAATCAAACAGTCACCTTAAATAGAGGCTTAAGCAAATCAAATAGCCCAAACTAAATCTTCGCATTGGGATCAAAGTTTAATCACATTGCAaggaagagagaaaataggagggTCTTAAGGCAGATTATGATTCTACAAGAAAATTGGAACATTGGGAGGAAGACATCTTATAAGCTTAACACTTCACACTTATAATGAGATAAACAGACAATTATACATTAGTAAGTGATCAAATCAATtcaagaaattcaaaattataggCACTTAATAGATCGTCACAAacaatttgaaaatcaatttttactcAGCAAGATAAAATTGTAGTCCATCtccttttcaaaatataaaaatgcatggttataatattttatagagcagaagaagaagaaaaaaaaggattgAAGGACACTCCATCAAATACCAAGATAAGAAAAATGCCATCCACACGATCCATTAATATTAGACAACTCAAAGCTGATAACAAACAACTCAACATCGATGGAACTGAAAAAGACTCGTAAGCCTAGCCCCCCTTCTACCCAATACTCTCCATCCATACTTCTACAAGCCATCAACATACTGAAGAATTTAATAGAGCCTAGAGGtattaaaaatcaaaggaaatgGCATGCACTAGTAGAATGATCAAAAAGTATGCAACGAAAActgtaataatattttttttggatcaaatcatttataccTTTAAACCTTGGGATTGTACCAATTAAATCCttaaaactaataattgtatcaatttaaatgcTAAACTTTCATAAGCGAATCAACTTAGACTCATCGTTAGGATTCCATTTTAAAACCTGTAATAGATAATTCTCAGACGTGCATATGACTTCTTTAAATACAAGGATTAACAAAATCAAATAGATAGTTGTAAGTTTATCTATTTATGAGTGGTTTcacattttcttcttccactatTCTTGTCTAATTACTTAGGAAGAATGATTTGATCATTTTTCTTTAGACTGGGCTTTGGAAGAATAAATTTATTAAGCCAATTTCAAGTTGAATTTAAATGGAATTAAGTGAGAATAATAAATTACTAATGGAGGGtataaattgattcacttaaTTTAAGGGGTTTAAAACGATACATATATTAgtgtatggttttaattgatacacCCTTCAAGGTGTTAGGggcataaattaattttttccccATTCTTTCATTAAAAACCAAATTTTGCTTAAAAATAGATGTAGACCATATTTCTCTTTTTgcctcctttttttctttttatggtgGGGGCATTTCTATTACAAACTAACGAGATTGACAAGGGGAAAGGAAGATAAGTCGTCTCTTTTCAGATAAGAGATATGTGGATGAAAATTAAGGCTCAAAACTTCATTACAAAGATAAATGCAACGATGGACTTCAGCCAGTAAAATAGAACTGgaccaaaagaaaataataatcaaCTAAACGTAAAAACAATAGATCAAATCAAACTAAGTTTTAACCAATGGGAATGAgatcaaaataaaatgaaaacagaGAGAGAGGGCCTCTGAGTTTTGTAATAATTGAGAAAAATTCTAACGTTCTAAACTCATTAATAAGTTTAGttttaaattcttattcactTGGTTGAAGGCTTAGAGTAATAATTTATACCTGCATTCCCAGTTTTCAGTAGCGGAATAACCCAGCTATATCTTGAAATTCATGATCAATTATCTTACAGCAAGTTTAGATCATTAGGGAGAGATAGTATGCAGTTCAAGTACTTATTTAGGTAGGTAAGATATGAACCTGAAAAACTTGGTGCATGGCTTCGATTTGCTCCCTACAGTTGATAAGGACTCCAGTTCTGTTGCAAAacattaattattctttctcaGTTATAATTTGTTAAGATTTTTACTCTAATGCTTTAATACATCTTCACATTTAAATTACTTAGGCAACTAAAACAATTACTAGATAATTTGTAGCTTTCTGTTCTGTAGGGTAACATTCATAATATATGAATTGGGTAACTTAAACTGTTTCAGTTGGATTGCGAGGTTACCGAggattataaataaaataaggcCCAACACCAAAAAAGGGGGGAAAACCCCACCTAGCACTGAATCTCATCGGTGgtagataaaatattttaacccTCCATTCTAAGCCTTCTTTATAGCCCTAATGAGCGACCTAAGGATATAATAAACTTATTGCCAGAAAAGTTTTAACTTTTGTCTTGATCCAAAGTGTATCATGTCCATAGATAAATATGATATAGGAAACAGTTTCCCTCACTTATcgcttaaagaaaaaaacaattgtAGCAAATGAACATGATATTTAGGAATCGTTCGTAAAGTCATAATTCTTGAAAGAGACCATTTCCATATTCAGCTCATATCCCCTAAAATGCGTAAACAACTCAAAAATCCCAACAGGCCGAGGATTTAGTCATCTAATGACAGGACAACTAGCGACCTGAAGGAGTGGTGACCAGTACTTCTAAGTCACAACAATCCTAGAGTTTTAAAACCCACATGTTATCTCATAATAACAGGCTTGAAAGTATTGACAAAGAATAAGGGCTAAAATAACTTATAACTGATCTTAAGAGGCCCCAAATCGTGAATAAGGATTTCaacagaaaataaataaaacagaGGGACTGAACTGATTAGAATTTCTTTGACGATAATTTCAAGTTTAGTAAATGGAGAAATTGGAATTGAAGCAGCATTAGAAATGCTCGCTACTAGTCCAAGGGGTAGAATACTTACATCACGGGATCTTCCTTCCcaattctttatttttcatcaacattCCCAACAGACTAGTGGATAACGTAGTAAAGTAGTAATGGTCGATTATGAGGTATAAGAGTGGAGAGACGTCAAACCATGGCTGTTGAGTTGAGAATGTTGATGAAAAACAAAGAAGTGATGGAGAACAATAAAAGGGCTCTACAATTAGCCGTAATAATACAATTCTGTACTGAGCCCTATGGACACTTTGTTAAAGAATGACAATGAGACCAAAAACCCTCACATGGTCCCAAGACTCACCACCAACAGACAGTTCTAAAACTAATCCGATTACTCACTTTCCTATTTCACCACTAGTTACATCTAACCCTTAGTCTCATAACCTACAAACAAGAACCGTCTTCAATAACTGGAAGAAATCCACTTTCTAAGGGAGTATTTCCAGTCATCTCtagttctaaaaaaaatgaagtacaACAGAATTGGAATCAACACAAATATAAGAGTAGATCACAGAGCTAGAACACATGGCGCCACTAATTCCTGTAAGCAAACTAAAAAATCCTTAGAAACAAATGCG
The nucleotide sequence above comes from Benincasa hispida cultivar B227 chromosome 3, ASM972705v1, whole genome shotgun sequence. Encoded proteins:
- the LOC120073778 gene encoding zinc finger CCCH domain-containing protein 31; this translates as MDMRKRGRPDAAFNTNGAFKKHKQELESLSTVGSKSKPCTKFFSTAGCPFGESCHFLHYVPGGYNVVAQMMNLAPVGSQPSRNMPAPPVTNGGSSAPSQVKSRMCNKYNTAEGCKFGDKCNFAHGEWELGRPNPPSHDNPRAMGGGGGGGHMVGRMGGRMDLPPPGPAASFGASATAKISIDASLAGAIIGKGGINSKQICRQTGAKLSIRDHELDPNLRNIELEGTFEQINEASAMVRELIITVSMTGPGKAPGGMGGGPAPTGSNYKTKLCDNFAKGSCTFGERCHFAHGAAELRKSGV